A genomic stretch from Engraulis encrasicolus isolate BLACKSEA-1 chromosome 12, IST_EnEncr_1.0, whole genome shotgun sequence includes:
- the tbr1a gene encoding T-box brain protein 1: protein MSTADNCESNLPHRSSPSELTYQQSTSISTSEARESQQTDEKESKLGAEREAVPEERPSVDGANTEGYFSSPICQTQSLSSSPNAMFPYPVQHGAAHPPFSIANPGPYMAHHPVITSGPYSGLLTSPSRQAYPSPGYSYAQQYGHSYQDGPLYQFSATGATPFLSGKAHVYLCNRALWLKFHRHQTEMIITKQGRRMFPFLSFNITGLDPMAKYNIFVDVILADPNHWRFQGGKWIPCGKADTNTTANKVHMHSDSPNTGAHWMRQEISFGKLKLTNNKGGSSPGQMVVLQSLHKYQPRLHVVEVNDDGTEDKNQEDRAQTFTFPETQFISVTAYQNTDITQLKIDHNPFAKGFRDNYDTIYSGMDIDRFTPSPGDSSQSQMIPGGLYAMANPLFQEQFNPYARGSFNPVGGPAPGLDLERKPSLNSLVPHQQLDENAAASAQRWFVAPPGNRLDFSTPGYDTAAGADFAGNAASLLSYTAGVKALSLANASCSSRGFGYYTDPAGWPSRSSSLCVPPTGDRDEKSNYLGDNESVEIGRSPLRDSKMKDSSESNWIEHTPSMDADDSGIYDHSKRKRESSPVTVIAGDVSPLKTEASATQGSENNSKDMQFKFYSQT from the exons ATGTCCACTGCTGACAACTGTGAGTCAAACTTGCCACATAGAAGCAGCCCGAGTGAACTGACGTATCAGCAGTCGACTTCCATCTCTACATCTGAGGCGAGGGAGTCACAGCAGACAGACGAAAAGGAGTCCAAgcttggggcagagagagaggccgtCCCTGAGGAAAGGCCTTCCGTCGATGGCGCTAACACCGAGGGCTACTTCTCATCACCGATTTGCCAAACACAgagcctttcctcctctcctaatGCCATGTTCCCTTACCCGGTTCAGCATGGGGCAGCTCACCCGCCTTTCTCCATTGCAAATCCGGGCCCATATATGGCACATCACCCGGTGATCACCAGTGGACCTTACAGTGGACTTTTGACGAGCCCGTCTCGACAGGCATACCCATCCCCTGGCTACTCGTATGCGCAACAGTACGGCCACAGCTACCAAGACGGTCCATTGTACCAGTTTTCGGCAACCGGCGCAACTCCATTTCTCTCGGGCAAagcgcatgtgtatttgtgtaacagggCTCTGTGGCTGAAATTCCACAGACATCAGACAGAGATGATAATCACCAAACAAGGCCG ACGGATGTTCCCATTTTTGAGCTTTAATATAACGGGCCTTGATCCGATGGCGAAATATAACATATTCGTGGACGTCATCCTTGCCGACCCAAATCACTGGCGTTTTCAAGGAGGAAAGTGGATTCCTTGCGGCAAAGCGGACACAAATACAACAG CAAACAAGGTGCACATGCACTCAGACTCGCCAAACACAGGTGCGCACTGGATGCGTCAAGAGATTTCTTTTGGAAAACTGAAGTTAACGAACAACAAAGGCGGTTCCAGCCCAGGGCAG ATGGTAGTTCTGCAGTCCCTTCATAAGTACCAACCCAGGCTACACGTGGTGGAGGTGAATGACGACGGTACGGAGGACAAGAACCAGGAGGACAGGGCGCAAACATTCACCTTCCCCGAGACGCAGTTCATCTCCGTAACGGCCTACCAGAATACTGAC ATCACTCAACTGAAAATAGACCACAATCCATTTGCAAAGGGGTTCCGTGATAACTATGACAC AATATACTCTGGGATGGACATCGACCGGTTTACCCCGTCGCCAGGTGATTCTTCACAGTCTCAGATGATTCCTGGAGGTCTCTATGCCATGGCGAACCCTCTTTTCCAAGAGCAGTTCAATCCTTACGCAAGAGGGTCTTTCAACCCCGTTGGTGGACCTGCGCCTGGACTTGATTTGGAAAGAAAACCCTCTCTAAATAGCCTGGTGCCCCATCAACAGCTTGACGAAAATGCAGCTGCTTCTGCGCAGCGGTGGTTTGTTGCACCTCCTGGAAACAGACTGGACTTTTCAACCCCAGGATATGACACGGCTGCTGGGGCAGACTTCGCCGGTAATGCCGCCTCACTGCTGTCCTACACGGCCGGTGTGAAGGCCCTGTCCCTGGCCAACGCCAGCTGCTCCAGTCGTGGGTTTGGTTACTACACGGATCCTGCTGGCTGGCCATCGCGCAGTTCTTCGCTCTGCGTCCCACCAACAGGGGACCGAGATGAGAAGTCAAACTATTTGGGAGATAACGAAAGTGTAGAGATTGGGAGGTCGCCCTTGCGTGACTCCAAAATGAAGGACTCATCCGAATCTAACTGGATAGAGCACACGCCATCAATGGACGCTGACGACAGTGGGATTTATGATCACAGCAAACGGAAAAGAGAGTCTTCGCCAGTAACTGTGATTGCAGGGGATGTGTCACCTTTGAAAACTGAGGCTTCTGCAACACAGGGGAGCGAAAATAATTCTAAAGACATGCAGTTCAAGTTTTATTCTCAGACTTAA